Below is a window of Poecile atricapillus isolate bPoeAtr1 chromosome 2, bPoeAtr1.hap1, whole genome shotgun sequence DNA.
ACATCATCAAGTTCAAGCCATGCCCTAACACCAGCTCAACTAAACCATgacactgagtgccacatccaaggTTTTTtcaacacatccagggatggtgactccatcacctcccccGAGAAGACAATTCCACTACTTTTGCCACTCTTTCAGTCAAAACCTTTTGCTTAACATCCAACCTAAAcgtcccttggcacagcttaagactgtgcCCTCTCCTTCCGTCACTTGCTGCCTGGAAAAAGAGACCGACCCCAACCtgactacagccacctttcaggcagttgtagagagggGCTAAGGTCACCTCCGAGTCTctgtttctccaggctaaacagctccagctccctcacttgttcctcacagggcttgtgttccaagGCCCTCACCGCGCCCTCTTGTTGTCCTTTGCATGTGTGTGCTCATGGGGcgtgcagctgctggcagacgATCGCTTTTTAGTGCCATGACAAAGAAGAAGGAATGGGATACACAGAcaaatagatatatatatatataactagagtgtatatatatatatatatatatatatatatatataactacaAAGATTTTTAGGAACAGATGTGTTTTTAATAGATACAAATGATAGAGTTCTGTTTTGAATAGATACAAATGATAACAATAGTTTATCAATGATCGTATCATTTTATAAAAAGATAGAGCACATATATAATGTCACTACCTGTTGTGACACATATTCATGCTCTAAAGTTACTGCATTTATGAGAGgcaaaatttttattacatagatatacttctaaaatatatacatatatacatgtattGTATTTCATACAAAACAATTATTCCATAAAGtggaaatgaaatagaaaaccaaTTAGAGATAATTCCTATAGAATTACAGCAAATAATatacatttattattaaatgtttactaaatatggaaaatgttatagaatgaaaaaaatcattggAATAGATATgataataaaacaatataaattcAATATGTAGATTATGTCACTATCTGTAGTGACAATAGTGACTATCTATAGTGACTATCTACGGTGAAAATATTATGCTCTGTAATGACTGTATTTATGACAGGAAAGTTGTCTATTAcgtaaattcagttttaaaatacatagaatGCATATCACATCTCTAATATTTTTGGACAGAAATATGGCCATATACAGTGTCACTGTCTGTTTGGACACATATTAATTAACACATATCACTAAGTGGCCGTATGACTGGCAAGCATGAAactgttttgctggtttttcaataaaatgcaatCTGACAGAAGCCGGAGTGTGCAAGACTTTCTTGATCTCAGCCAGCCCTCTCGTATTGGTAAATGTCATGCGCCGGGAGCCTGGGCTTGTGAGCAGTCTCCTTCAACTCATCCAGACTTACAGGGCTGAATTGGTTCTCATCAGAAATGAAGGCCACAGCCCCTCATTCGCTGAGCTTACTTTTCAAAGTCTGTGGATTCGGCAGATATTcttcatgacaaaaaaaataaagccaagtcTGCCCTTagactttatttaaaataaagttgctCAGAGGTGAATGCGGTGGTCTTTGTGGCTCATTGGGTTTGCAGGGTGAGGAATGGGTGTTAGAACATCCAGTTAGCACAACTGGAGAAAACAATGAGGACACAAAGAATAAGAAGTTCAAAGCTACAGAGATTGAGTCTCCTTTTGAGCTCGACAAAATAACCACTGCCAGTCTTTTCAGAAGAACACAAACCATGCTTCACTGAATGAAACTGCTGCTCTTTGCAAACAGTCACTCAGCTCACTCTTGGAAGGCACTGAGAGATTTGTATGTGAAAAAATGGTTCTTGACCATGAGGATGTAAACCCAATAAGaagaatccagaaaaatcagcaCTCCAGAATAAGGGAAGTTTCCTGATGCAGCAGTAAGAAATCTTCAAGTATTTTACTATCAATTCCAATTATATTGATAATATTTCATTAGAATGTCATTATTCATAATTCTTCTCTAAGTGCTATGCACTGCTTGTGACAGTTTTTAGTAAGACTAATTAAGTATTCTTATTATAGGAACATTATATATCTATTGAGGTATtctagtaaaagcctgtctgcacgaCCCAGCTTTCAAGCCAGACGACAATTCCGGGGACAGTGCTCTTGGAACTTTCCTGGAGCAgcgagaatgaagaaaaacaatgatgTTGTGGACAAGAAAAGGAAGGATCAACAAAACGTATTGGCCAATAGTAGCTGGTTAAGCTGCGCGAACCCTGTGGGACCCTGTAAGAgcgtgctaaagatagaaataaagccAAGTTCACTTTTACCTCTGAGAGGACTGTGTGAATATTCGGAGCGGTTTTCCATTAAAACCCCGCCTTCTTTCCAAATGCATCACATCCCAAAGCCAATGGAAGGGGCACATTACACAGGCAACCAGGACGGCACGACTGCCTCTTGCCATGACACCTGTGGTCGGCTTAGCTTTAACCAGTCCTGTCCCCACCTGCTGCTTGATCCCTAAATTACAGCCTCAAGCTCCCTCTGCCATAGGACTGTTTCTTTCTTCAGGCAGCTAGATTAAAAACCCCACCATTTAAATGAGCTCCAGACCTGGACAAGATGGGCGGTGGGGCAGTGATTCCTGCAGCGTTGCCGTGAGGTTTGGGCTCTGCCAAAATCAGGTGCTGGCAGCTGAGCCACTGGCAACATACCGCGCTACCCTACTGCAGAAACCTTTCAGGGCCAagctgggctggagggagggagattggcggccctcccagctcctgagcacaaggtgaggaaaaagaaatggtgttacccaaaaacccctagaaATGCCAAATGATAACAGAGTAAGGAGAGGGGCAAAGGCACAGTTTTGAGTTTTGTCTAGGCAGCACCAAGAGCAGACCATTCAAACCCAGGTGCGCAACACGGAAAATGCCACACGTTTTCCTGTGGCGGGGGGAAAAGGCtccaaaaaaagcacaacacaaaccccaaaccatcataatgtttgaattttctgtcatttattGTCATTCAGCAAGAAGCTGCTGTGCACTGCTGATGGCCTCTTCTCTGCGCTCTCCTCATCTTTGCTTGTCTCAGGGCTCTACGAAGCCAGGCTTTGGGGGCTTCTTTCTGCTCTTGCCAGGCCTGAGACCAAACAGCCTGGCGGGCCCGGGGCTGTtagcaggagagctgctgaaagTCACCCCAAGCCATGCGGCCTTCCCCTGCAAGGCTCCAGAGATACAAGGGCAGAAAGCTGTAGCCTAAGCTCTACTGCACTAGCACCTTGTTGAGCTTGTCTGTCCTCGGGCATCCTTCAGGCTGCCCAGTGTAAATCTGAGCTGCTTTCTTAGGGACTTCGGGCTTTGCCCACACTGTGGCCTTGCTGAAGGCCAAGGCCAAGGAAAGGCTCTCATCTGTGCTGCCAGTTCCACGGAAGGCCCCAGAGCAAGAGGCCATCTCTTGGCTGCCGGGATCCCACCTTCACGGTCTGGCCTTGCAGGTTGGCAAAACCCACGTGGGTATCCTGGCACATTCCGGCACTGACTTTCCCTCTTAAGCTTCCCATTTTCTACAAGgagaattctgatttttccttctgcttggaAGGGGACGGATTGCCTTGGGTGATGTATTTGGCAGCAAGGTTCTCCTCGCATGGAAACACTTCCTGGCAGCCTTCTGCCCACTGACAAGCCATTTGGTCCCACTGCATCCCGGGGACCAGAGTGCAAAAGCAgcacctttcctctcctctgggaaGAGCTGGTCTCACAGCTCTAACATCTGCACCCGACACAATGCAGATGGTGCCTGAAGGGAGTTTGTAGCTAAGTGGGGCTCATTAGATTTACCAGCCCAGGGAACAAACAATATGATCAGAGGAAATGACCTCAAGTTGTGCCAAaggagatttagattggatctCCAGGAAGTATTCCTTCAACAAAAGGATCTCAAGCTTGGCAACAGGCTGCCTAGGGCAATCAATGGCTGAGTCACCCCCCTCAGAGAGGTTTAAAAGTCATGGGCATGTGCCATCTGGGGACCTGGTGGAGTAGGCAGTGTTAAGTTTGCAGTGGAACTGTGTGAACTTCAGGGACTTTTTCAAGCCGCATGATGCAGAGATTTCAGGGTAGCTCAAGCAGTGTGGAGTCGAGGCTTAGACTCAATGATCCCCAAGGGTGCCTTCCAACATGGAGATCTAGGAGACTGGCAATGGAGgccagaaagacaaaagaaagacCAAGGGACGTTCTTTGAAGAAGATTCACTCCAAAGCAGCCTTAAGCCCTTAACCAGGGCCACTCTAAGTGGCTGAGCTGGGGTAGGGACAAAGAGTGCAGTTGGCTGGCTTGTGATGCGCTGCGGCACCTGTGACGTCACAGGGGACGCCTCACAATGGgggcagctggaaaaggccCCAGCAGGTAACTCTGGCCCTGTATTGCTTCTGCAAGCGGTGAGTGCACATGTGGCgggcaggctgtgctggggacaagggCCGGGGCAGAAACGCTGCACCTGGGGCTGGGTTCTCCCCGCTGCATGCAGGGACAGCCCCTCATGGTAGAGCCTTGGCTAGGGTACcagctgctactgctgctgctgctggggcagtgggacaggCCTTGCTGCCCCCAGATCCCTGGGACTCCCAGacctgctgctcccactgccagctgcctctttccccgctcccctcacggcCTTCTCTCTATCCTCCTGCAGACCATGGATACCTGGGTATTGTGGTTCTTGCTCTTGCAAAGCATAGTCCACTACCCACAGCCCGTGGGGGACGATTTGGACGAGGCGACGCGTCTGCTCATGGAGGAGCGTGCAAAGCTCCAGGAACATGAGAGGATTcggctggagctggaggtggaGCAGCTCGCCCTGATGCAGAGTGGCCCATCCTGGGGAGACCTGCTCTGGTCTGCCTTGCAGGCCTGGCAGGTCTGGGCACTTGTTGGGCTCTTGCTTCTTCTCTTGCCCCTTTGGTTTATGTGGAGGAAGAGAAGGTGTGAGGCAGAGGTCAACGGCGAGcgggagaaggaaaaggagacgGACGAAGAGGACGAGGCACGGTCATACGATCTGGCATGGCTTCTGGAGGAGCGCATACAGTGGCCTGTACAGGACCTGCAGGCAGGCTGCGACAGGACAACGGCCATGATGGAGAAATTGCTAAGTGCCCTCAGGCGTGCCTTGGTTGGGACTTTCTTCCCGGTGCTGCACCAAGCCATTGGTTTTGGCAGTGCCTTTGAAGGCTGGACTGAGAGCGGGGAGGAAAGTGTGTACCATGTGCTTGTACCCCTGACTGCTCCCTCAGGCCACATCTTCCGCCTGGAGCGTGACACTGACTGGCTGAGGCCCGGCAGGAACTTCCGCGTCCGCGTGGAGCTGGTGTGCAGCTGCCCGAGGGGGCAGGAGGGTGTGAACATGCTGTGCTTCCGCCACCACCCTGACGTGATTGGCATGCTAACTGAGCAGCCCAACCTCCTAGACATGCTGTGCACCGGCTCCTACCTTGACGTGGAGAAAACGGTCTACTTCTTCTACAGACTGCTGGGAGTAAGCTGGCAGCGTTTGCCTGAGTCACGCAGTTGGCATTTAGCGCTGCACTGCTCCCAGCGCTTCTGCCACCTCAGGCTGTCCAACGGCCAGGAAAGCTTCCAGGTTCAAGTGATGCTTGGGCTACAGCGATTTACCTCGGACATCTTTATCAGCAGCCGGCCTCGAGGGGCCCACACCCCAAGCACAGTGTGGCCTGAGACCTACAGCATGGCAGAGACAAAGTTCTTCCGGCACATGGCCAGGCAGCTTCCTCAGGACAGCTCGCACCTCAAAtgcctgcagctccttgctgcagCTTTTCAGGAGTGCAAGGGCTTCTCCATCCATTCCATCAAGACCATCATCATGCACCAGCTGAACACCGTACCGCTCTCACAGTGGCACAGCAGGTATTTCCTGCTTCAGCTGTCCGatgtcctggagcagctgcgcTTAGCTCTGCAAAAGAAACACCTGCAGCATTTTATTGTGGGCAACCAGAGGCTTCCAGAGGAGATCAGGCTGCCCCCAGATGTACGAATGGCTAGGCCATCCAACCTCTTCCACAGCCTGTGGCAGGATCGGGCTGCCCACTCCCAGGCCATGCAAGCCTACCTTGATCTGCGCCATTGCCTGGCGAGGTTGCTGGCCTATGGCCACTGTTAGCAGGGCTCCTAGAATCACAGCAGTGCTAGGTCGCAAGAGCCATTTAACATCATCAAGTTCAAGCCATGCCCTAACaccacctcaactaaaccatgacactgagtgccacatccaaggTTTTTtcaacacatccagggatggtgactccatcacctcccctGAGAAGACAATTCCACTACTTTTGCCACTCTTTCAGTCAAAACCTTTTGcctaacatccaacctaaacgtcccttggcacagcttaagactgtgcCCTCTCCTTCCGTCACTTGCTGCCTGGAAAAAGAGACCGACCCCAACCtgactacagccacctttcaggcagttgtagagagggGCTAAGGTCATCTCCGAGTCTctgtttctccaggctaaacagctccagctccctctcttgttcctcacagggcttgtgttccaagGCCCTCACCGCGCCCTCTTGTTGTCCTTTGCATGTGTGTGCTCATGGGGcgtgcagctgctggcagacgATCGCTTTTTAGTGCCATGACAAAGAAGAAGGAATGGGATACACAGAcaaatagatatatatatatataactagagtgtatatatatatatatatatatatatatataactacaAAGATTTTTAGGAACAGATGTGTTTTTAATAGATACAAATGATAGAGTTCTGTTTTGAATAGATACAAATGATAACAATAGTTTATCAATGATCGTATCATTTTATAAAAAGATAGAGCACATATATAATGTCACTACCTGTTGTGACACATATTCATGCTCTAAAGTTACTGCATTTATGAGAGgcaaaatttttattacatagatatacttctaaaatatatacatatatacatgtattGTATTTCATACAAAACAATTATTCCATAAAGtggaaatgaaatagaaaaccaaTTAGAGATAATTCCTATAGAATTACagcaaataatatatatttattattaaatgtttactaaatatggaaaatgttatagaatgaaaaaaatcattggAATAGATATgataataaaacaatataaattcAATATGTAGATTATGTCACTATCTGTAGTGACAATAGTGACTATCTATAGTGACTATCTACGGTGAAAATATTATGCTCTGTAATGACTGTATTTATGACAGGAAAGTTGTCTATTAcgtaaattcagttttaaaatacatagaatGCATATCACATCTCTAATATTTTTGGACAGAAATATGGCCATATACAGTGTCACTGTCTGTTTGGACACATATTAATTAACACATATCACTAAGTGGCCGTATGACTGGCAAGCATGAAactgttttgctggtttttcaataaaatgcaatCTGACAGAAGCCGGAGTGTGCAAGACTTTCTTGATCTCAGCCACCCCTCTCGTATTGGTAAATGTCATGCGCCGGGAGCCTGGGCTTGTGAGCAGTCTCCTTCAACTCATCCAGACTTACAGGGCTGAACTGGTTCTCATCAGAAATGAAGGCCACAGCCCCTCATTCGCTGAGCTTACTTTTCAAAGTCTGTGGATTCGGCAGATATTcttcatgacaaaaaaaataaagccaagtcTGCCCTTagactttatttaaaataaagttgctCAGAGGTGAATGCGGCGGTCTTTGTGGCTCATTGGGTTTGCAGGGTGAGGAATGGGTGTTAGAACATCCAGTTAGCACAACTGGAGAAAACAATGAGGACACAAAGAATAAGAAGTTCAAAGCTACAGAGATTGAGTCTCCTTTTGAGCTCGACAAAATAACCACTGCCAGTCTTTTCAGAAGAACACAAACCATGCTTCACTGAATGAAACTGCTGCTCTTTGCAAACAGTAACTCAGCTCACTCTTGGAAGGCACTGAGAGATTTGTATGTGAAAAAATGGTTCTTGACCATGAGGATGTAAACCCAATAAGaagaatccagaaaaatcagcaCTCCAGAATAAGGGAAGTTTCCTGATGCAGCAGTAAGAAATCTTCAAGTATTTTACTATCAATTCCAATTATATTGATAATATTTCATTAGAATGTCATTATTCATAATTCTTCTCTAAGTGCTATGCACTGCTTGTGACAGTTTTTAGTAAGACTAATTAAGTATTCTTATTATAGGAACATTATATATCTATTGAGGTATtctagtaaaagcctgtctgcacgaCCCAGCTTTCAAGCCAGACGACAATTCCGGGGACAGTGCTCTTGGAACTTTCCTGGAGCAgcgagaatgaagaaaaacaatgatgTTGTGGACAAGAAAAGGAAGGATCAACAAAACGTATTGGCCAATAGTAGCTGGTTAAGCTGCGCGAACCCTGTGGGACCCTGTAAGAgcgtgctaaagatagaaataaagccAAGTTCACTTTTACCTCTGAGAGGACTCTGTGAATATTCGGAGCGGTTTTCCATTAAAACCCCGCCTTCTTTCCAAATGCATCACATCCCAAAGCCAATGGAAGGGGCACATTACACAGGCAACCAGGACGGCACGACTGCCTCTTGCCATGACACCTGTGGTCGGCTTAGCTTTAACCAGTCCTGTCCCCACCTGCTGCTTGATCCCTAAATTACAGCCTCAAGCTCCCTCTGCCATAGGACTGTTTCTTTCTTCAGGCAGCTAGATTAAAAACCCCACCATTTAAATGAGCTCCAGACCTGGACAAGATGGGCGGTGGGGCAGTGATTCCTGCAGCGTTGCCGTGAGGTTTGGGCTCTGCCAAAATCAGGTGCTGGCAGCTGAGCCACTGGCAACATACCGCGCTACCCTACTGCAGAAACCTTTCAGGGCCAagctgggctggagggagggagattggcggccctcccagctcctgagcacaaggtgaggaaaaagaaacggtgttacccaaaaacccctagaaATGCCAAATGATAACAGAGTAAGGAGAGGGGCAAAGGCACAGTTTTGAGTTTTGTCTAGGCAGCACCAAGAGCAGACCATTCAAACCCAGGTGCGCAACACGGAAAATGCCACACGTTTTCCTGTGGCGGGGGGAAAAGGCtccaaaaaaagcacaacacaaaccccaaaccatcatAATGTTTGAATTTTCTGACATTTATTGTCATTCAGCAAGAAGCTGCTGTGCACTGCTGATGGCCTCTTCTCTGCGCTCTCCTCATCTTTGCTTGTCTCAGGGCTCTACGAAGCCAGGCTTTGGGGGCTTCTTTCTGCTCTTGCCAGGCCTGAGACCAAACAGCCTGGCGGGCCCGGGGCTGTtagcaggagagctgctgaaagTCACCCCAAGCCATGCGGCCTTCCCCTGCAAGGCTCCAGAGATACAAGGGCAGAAAGCTGTAGCCTAAGCTCTACTGCACTAGCACCTTGTTGAGCTTGTCTGTCCTCGGGCATCCTTCAGGCTGCCCAGTGTAAATCTGAGCTGCTTTCTTAGGGACTTCGGGCTTTGCCCACACTGTGGCCTTGCTGAAGGCCAAGGCCAAGGAAAGGCTCTCATCTGTGCTGCCAGTTCCATGGAAGGCCCCAGAGCAAGAGGCCATCTCTTGGCTGCCGGGATCCCACCTTCACGGTCTGGCCTTGCAGGTTGGCAAAACCCACGTGGGTATCCTGCCACATTCCGGCACTGACTTTCCCTCTTAAGCTTCCCATTTTCTACAAGgagaattctgatttttccttctgcttggaAGGGGACGGATTGCCTTGGGTGATGTATTTGG
It encodes the following:
- the LOC131575499 gene encoding inositol 1,4,5-trisphosphate receptor-interacting protein-like 1, whose amino-acid sequence is MVEPWLGYQLLLLLLLGQWDRPCCPQIPGTPRPAAPTASCLFPRSPHGLLSILLQTMDTWVLWFLLLQSIVHYPQPVGDDLDEATRLLMEERAKLQEHERIRLELEVEQLALMQSGPSWGDLLWSALQAWQVWALVGLLLLLLPLWFMWRKRRCEAEVNGEREKEKETDEEDEARSYDLAWLLEERIQWPVQDLQAGCDRTTAMMEKLLSALRRALVGTFFPVLHQAIGFGSAFEGWTESGEESVYHVLVPLTAPSGHIFRLERDTDWLRPGRNFRVRVELVCSCPRGQEGVNMLCFRHHPDVIGMLTEQPNLLDMLCTGSYLDVEKTVYFFYRLLGVSWQRLPESRSWHLALHCSQRFCHLRLSNGQESFQVQVMLGLQRFTSDIFISSRPRGAHTPSTVWPETYSMAETKFFRHMARQLPQDSSHLKCLQLLAAAFQECKGFSIHSIKTIIMHQLNTVPLSQWHSRYFLLQLSDVLEQLRLALQKKHLQHFIVGNQRLPEEIRLPPDVRMARPSNLFHSLWQDRAAHSQAMQAYLDLRHCLARLLAYGHC